In Immundisolibacter sp., the following proteins share a genomic window:
- a CDS encoding DUF1330 domain-containing protein produces the protein MPAYLIYRAHVHDADAYRAYMARTPDAIAAFGGRFLARGGATLTLEGEPETARVIIVEFPDLAAAQAFYDSDIYRAAIPFRQGVADVQMVVVDGLRT, from the coding sequence ATGCCCGCCTACCTGATCTACCGCGCCCACGTGCACGACGCCGACGCCTACCGCGCCTACATGGCGCGCACGCCGGACGCCATTGCCGCCTTCGGCGGACGGTTCCTGGCCCGCGGCGGCGCGACGCTGACCCTGGAAGGCGAGCCCGAGACGGCGCGCGTCATCATCGTGGAATTCCCGGACCTGGCCGCCGCACAGGCCTTCTACGATTCGGACATCTACCGGGCGGCGATACCGTTTCGCCAGGGCGTGGCGGACGTGCAGATGGTGGTCGTGGACGGGCTCCGGACGTGA
- a CDS encoding DMT family protein, whose protein sequence is MSDAGFAVLRTGLLLTLSNVFMTFAWYAHLRDLQHKPWLLAALISWGIALFEYLLQVPANRLGYGPLSLAQLKVMQEIIALSVFVPFAVFYMHQPLRLDYLWAALCLIGAAYFIFRG, encoded by the coding sequence GTGAGCGACGCCGGCTTTGCGGTGCTGCGCACCGGCCTGCTGCTGACCCTGTCGAACGTGTTCATGACCTTCGCCTGGTACGCACACCTGCGCGATCTGCAGCACAAACCATGGCTGCTGGCGGCCCTGATCAGCTGGGGCATCGCCCTGTTCGAGTACCTGCTGCAGGTGCCGGCCAACCGCCTGGGTTACGGTCCGCTCAGCCTGGCGCAGCTGAAGGTGATGCAGGAGATCATCGCGCTGTCGGTGTTCGTGCCGTTCGCGGTGTTCTACATGCACCAGCCGCTGCGGCTGGATTACCTTTGGGCGGCGCTGTGCCTGATCGGGGCCGCGTATTTCATCTTTAGAGGTTGA
- a CDS encoding DUF2845 domain-containing protein, with translation MKIRPALILMAACVLAQGAWAGIRCGSKLIDVGDFSAYVLRQCGEPQSRQVVSGAVGADSPLVEQWVYDFGTSKPLRVLTFVGGRLQRIEDGGRPR, from the coding sequence ATGAAAATCCGGCCAGCGCTGATCCTGATGGCGGCATGTGTGCTGGCGCAGGGAGCCTGGGCCGGCATACGCTGCGGCAGCAAGCTGATCGATGTCGGCGATTTTTCGGCCTATGTGCTCAGGCAGTGCGGTGAGCCCCAGTCCCGGCAGGTCGTGTCCGGCGCCGTCGGCGCGGACAGCCCGCTGGTCGAGCAGTGGGTCTACGACTTCGGGACCAGCAAGCCCTTGCGGGTGCTGACCTTCGTCGGCGGGCGCCTGCAGCGGATCGAAGACGGCGGCCGGCCTCGCTGA